The genomic window AGACCAAGGTGCTGATGTGAGGTCACATGGTTACTGTTAGATCTTGGAAAATGGATGATTTGAACAAATTTTGCCACTTCACGtcaaattaacaaaatatttgcTCATTGTTATCgcttttttcttcatttgtctTTTGTAAAAACACGCTTTGGGTGAGTGTGTACAATAGTATTTTTGTGGGCACATTTGAGATTCACATTCATAATTCTTCTGTGATCGTTTTTTCACCTTAGTTAGGTATTCACGGACAAGTCTGCATTATCCAGTCTCGCCACCCAGACCCTCCGTCCCACCAACGTCTCGTCTCAAACTCAGACGTATATTTTTTCCCATGACAAGCAGGGCGATGACACGTCTGGAAGTCATGTCTGGCTTAATGAAGTGAAGGGTGACAGGGTTGACATATCTATATAATCACATTAATTATGTGCATCTGTCAGGAGGCCCAGTCTGAGACTCATTGCGGGCCTGGCTGTTGCTATAGGGACTGGACCGAGGACCATTCAGACGTGCCCTCCAGACTCGTCCCATCTGCCCCTCGGGACCTGCCCAGACATGACCTCCGTGACCCTCTTTTCAAACGATGTAGGGTGGGCCGTGCTGACGATCTGGAGAGATGGGTGATTCCAGGAAATTTTCAGCTTTTTAATAGCTTAAGGGTTTGGAGGTGGTGCGAACGGGTGTCTGAGAAATATTTGAATGTAATTGAGTACAGACATAATagatatgtgtgtttgtgatggcgGATGTGCGTCTTGATTTGGAGTGTTATGGTGATTATAATAGTGTTGGATGTAGTAACAGGGGTCACAGATGAAATCAAATGCTGATGAGTTGGATGTatagagaaagaaagaacagtGCTGGTACTGTGATGGTCTCACATACACGTTGCATTTAACTGTGAGGGATTTGATGTGCCGACTGCTTTGAACCTTGATGTTGCTTGTTaataatatttacagtatatactgtaatgtGTAGGTAATAGTatcttaaaacaaaatacatagGTTCCCTGGAACCTTTTTTGGGAGACTTTAAGACCGACATTGATGTATTCTGGATAAAGGAAAGCAGAATACTTTATTGGTGTTTACGTACACTAGGTAGTAGTACAGGCCTTGCAAACATTTTATTCAAGTATGATACTTCTTTTCTTTAGCTATCAAAAAGCCATTTCTTGTGTATTCTTGTGAgggttttgacaaaaatgtggGAAAATAAGTTTCAAAGGTTCAAATCTTGTTTTCCACGCATTAAGACTAACAATACAACACATAGGAAAAGAATCCTGAGGCTGTGATAATTCATGCAAGAAAGGGTTAAACTTCCcttttatgtacttctcagaaatatactttaTCTAATTTTCAGAAAAATGAAGTTGTAAACTAATCTTAACCTTTTAACGGTCACTAAATGTACTGAGAATACacacagaaatgtaaatgtaatgtaaacttaAATGAATGTTACACACCTAAAGTTAGTCTTTTATGAAAGTAGACACTTGGCAGATTATTGCTGAGCAAGAAAATCACTTAAATAGTAATTATgagaattaatttattttagacCAGGTACTTTTTCTGCATAGTTTATGTTATAATAAACTGGTCAAATACTTATTCTAGAGACGTACACCCAGTGATAAAGTTTGATAGGCTTTATAGAATTTAATTGTGAAAATTTTAAACAAACCCAAGGGTTTCACCAAAGAAACAGTGACACTTAAAAGGCtaaagtatacttaaatgtATGCCTTTATAAACTACAAAGTGGACCAATTTAGtcaaaaacagttttaaaatggTACACTTACAAGTACTTGTAGTACTTACTCCATGAAGTACACTTtgcctaaaataaacatgaaaagttGGGTCAACATCTTTGTCGACCATGGTACAAAATTCAAATAATGATTGGTTTACAGTTCATGTGTCTTACAAACAGgttaccctgttgaaaaaaacagcatatgctggtttggtatgttttaatgctggtttaaactggtccttagctggtcaaaccagcatcaaaacatacataacccataataaacataatacataataaaataagcatatgctgtttttttcaacagggtaggTGCTTCTACACAATTTTTATATCACATATTGCCTCTAAAGTTTAAATAAGAGTTTAAATGCCTTGATACCATTGCGTTTTAATGTATGATACTGTTACACAAGTACAAATGCGGTTCTTTAAATTTTTTGTAGAAGATTACAAAGTATCGTGACATGAGGAAACAAGTTTTAAGAGGCGCCTGGTGTATTTTGAGTCACGTGCTGCCCTCTTGTGGCCACTGCAACGCACTTCAACTGAGAATACTTGAACAATGGTTAGGGGGCACGACATGAACAGCAAGAAGTTACACATTATTCACACAAAACTCATAAAACAAGCTTAAGTAACAAAGCAAATGGCAGGTGGAAACAATGCAACGCAACTGAGTGTTGCATATTATACAACAGAATAATTTGATCTTGACAGTAACAGAAAACAGGCACGAAAAGGCCTCAACAGTTTCAGATACAGTTACATAaagtactgtacataaaaacaTCGGTTTAAAGTTAGAAAAGGAGCCTGTCCTGAATAAAGATCATTTTtacatgaaaactaaaaatccCAATTCTAAATAGGAGAAGCATTGATTTGTGAATGCTGCTCTGGTGAAAAATCTGATGATATTGATGAGAATACCTTTGTGATTTTTATCGGTTCAATATAAAACggatcacatttattatgttataGTGACAATTGTGTACATTGCATTCAGTCTTTTAAGCGACATGAAAAATATGTGACGCATCACCTGTTAAATATCATTTGCATCACTGATTATAATGAAGCAAATGTGATGCGTGTTTCTTTTAAACGTGAAGAAAGCtgcaaacaaattaaaaaagagCCCGAGCTCAAGTTTCTGTCTgtttaacatgtaaaaaccaaACACATCTTTCCAAAATGAGGCATTTAGAACCAGAGCCATTGCTGGATAATGCTGATTCTCtataattcttatttttttatcaacATTTATCTGCCATAAGAGACATGGACTACTATCTTATCCATCCATTACTGATGTCACGTTGCTTCAGAGACGGATCGCCTTTCCCTTCAGGGTCTCTGTGTGGACAGTGCTGACTGGAGAAACCTCCCTTCTGTATCTCCTCTCTCTCCAAAGCAGTATATTCTTTCGGAGAGTGGCTTAACACTTTGGGTTCTTCCATTGGCGAGTGTTGCACCATGTGACCGGCGGGGGGCGTGGCTGAAAGCGTGTGGTCAGGAGTGGTGCGCTCAGATTTGATGTTCAGGTTGAGGGAGGGGTGGGGCGAGGAGGTGGGTGAGGAGCTCTGGGATGTGAAGCTTCCTCCTGAGCCCATCCTACAATGAAAATGACAGACACCTGTTACCTGAGactgtgtgttttgttggttATACATAGCCTACATTAAactcccagtgaaattaaatattacaattcctttttttcatgaaatattgccgcgtttattgtaaacatcaaacatcagtgtcattctctttttaaaattcatgtgccctcataattttcagttaaaatctgaaaatgcacttctgccctgTAGTGATTATCCTtctcaaatgatgtaaattagacggcttgggcggagcatccgttaactcctcccctttaactgtcagtctgctgccagtttcatttcaaaatgcaacggctgattttatacatccaaacagttcacagtaaaaacacaagccgcacccactatttttctcattcgaaattacttttcactcggaaatgcatcagaatatagaagtaaaaacaatcgcaacttccatgttcacagggactttaaatatGGGCTTATATACATATTGTGTACTCTCACAAAACTaaaaatttatacaaattttttttaagtaccatactattttatatttttacaatgaaaaaatggcatacaaatgaaattaaacaaaatgtattgATACGAAacaaaatttaattttaaatacagtagtgtaataaattaataaatgttatagATAATACAAATTTAGATAAATTTAGAAATtttaaatgtcatcatttacagtaataaacacGTGCGTTTTAATATTTCATgtgtttaacataaaaaatagaagACGTCTCACCCTGGGCTGATCATGGATTGGTGGCCGTCCTGATGAGGCAAAGGTTGCCATGTATTCATAGAATTGCGCTGATAGCCCACAGCGTAACTGGGGTGACTGTAGTCTGTTAAAATAAGCAATTAATGTCTGCAAATAGGCTATAgttataacaataaaatatgaatgtaatatacaaaaatatacataattgcattacatgtgtgtatgtgacccagtatttttatttggctCTCACCTGAAGCCCCGTAGTTCGCCAGACTGTGACCCAGTAAGCCCGTCTTGCCCATCGTCATCATGTGTCCCCCAACGTGCATACTCTGATACAAAGCTCTctagataaaaaacaaaaacacacatttttacattagaGTAGCCTATATttgcttatactgtatatataaaaatatattttatggaaTGATGGTAACCAGACAACATTAGactccactgacttccattgtatgtacacaaaaccacagagacatttctcgaaatatcttcttttgtgtttcacagaagaaagagtcatatacaagttttaaatgacatgagggtcaataaataatgacagaatttttattttggggtgaactccCTTTAATAGAACCCCAAAAATGTCTATAATATCACAATTACTGTTGtaacatcaaaacaaaacactcatGGATATGTAAATGAGTACTTTGGTGGACTCTCTCACGGCATTGGTCAGATTGCTGCGAGTTGCACACAGCCCGGCGTGCGGGTCGATTCGCCGTCCATCTCCGGTCATACTCAGAGGGGGCGGAGTCTTCATCTCCAAAGCTCTGCTCAGGTTGCCATGGGAGAACATCGAGTAGCCCAGACCTTCACAGTCATATGGgaagtgaaaaacaagatgtgGGTGcgattttttttagtttctctctcattctctctccctccttctctgTCGGTCACTAAAAGGAGAAGTCTTCTCCACCATATGGCCTTTAATTCACTATCTAGGTTCGACACCTGCACAAATTCCACTGATAAGCGTGAACCTGCCTTGATCTGAGGATTCAGACGTTGAGAAGCCTGGCCGTCTGCTTCTACATCAAAAAGGATTCATTTGTAAGACCGCAGACACAATTAGAAGCTACGTTCTGTGCTAAACGCTGAGCTTTAGCGCTGGATGCGACCACAACATAACGGGCAGGTACTGTAACGCGGCTTTCCCATGATGCACCACTAATAGTCACACGGATGATGCTTCATAAACTTCAGAAGGTGCAATGTTCTACTCTAAACCACAGCTCGCCATTTAGAGACTGTCTCATATGTGTATGTGACTGAGAAGCGGGGTCTGTTTCATGCATAAGACAACTTCCTGTGAACAAAGAACTAAGATGCTCCATTCGGGGAGCGTTATGTATACTAACCcattaaaaataatcaaataaacaattgCTATGATATAATAGATATACCAGTATATTCAGTTTAATGCAGCAGGTGAGTCTCTTCAACAACAAAAGCCTTTAAATGTACAGAATTCACgaattcatttactcaccctcgagttgttccaaatctgtataattttttgttttggttctgatgaacacagagaaagatatttggaagaatgcttgtaaccaaatagttcctgaccaccattgactatacactcttaaaaataaaggtgcttaaaaggatCTTCAcggtgatgccatagaagaaccatttctggttccacaaagaaccatctctttcttacctttttataatctaaagaaccttttttcgccacaaagaaccttttgggaAACAGAacggttctttggatgttaaaggttctttatagaaccatttagacaaaaaaggttcttctatgagTGTAATAGGAAAAtggcaatggtagtcaaaatatcttcttttgtgttcgacagaacaaacaaatttataaagcaatttctcctactatggtagtcaatggtggccaagaacagtttggttacaaacattcttccaaatatctttctctgtgttcatcagaacaaaaaaaaaagatttggaacaactcgggggtgagtaaatgaagacagaattttcatttttgggtgaactgttcctttaataaatATAGTAGTTTGGTTATATATGGTTAGCATATCTAATAATACAAAGTAGGGTTAAAAGCCTGATGCATTCTTAAAATAAAGGTTGTTTAATGGTTTCAAAAGAAACGACCTcgtgtttttaaatgatatggGCTTTACCTGAGTGTGGACCCCCGAGTGCCGCATGAGAGTTGGAGCCAGTAGAACCGGCTGAGCCAGGTCTGGTGCACAGAGGTTTGTAGGACAATGTCCTGCCAAGGTTTGGATTAGAGGAGTTGGCGTAGCCATTTTCAATACTTGAACCCATCATCTGAGCTTCTGTAGAAATGACTGAAGGAGCCTGGGAAAAGATTTCAAGTGTTTAAACTGAGACACATTAAGTGAGCATGGTAgaaaaacaaatgcatgcaAGTAGGTATATAAAGCATAGAttgattaaagggacagttcacccaaaaagaaaattctttcatcgtttactcaccgtcatgtcattccaaacccttctttcttctgcagaacactaaagaaaatattttgaggaatgttggcaaccaaacaacactgaaccccattgacttccattatatggacaccaTAAACAAttttagacatttctcaaaatatcatctttatgctccaccgaagaaagagtcgcatacaggttttaaacaacatgagggtgaataaatgacaaaatgttcatttgagGTGACCCATCCCTTTAAGTATAGTTTGCATGCATTTCGCATAAACAAGTGTATATGTCTCACTGATTTATTGCAGGTAATGTTCACGATGTAAAAGCATTATGAAACCACAGAGTGACCACAGGTTCTGTCGTAAGAATGATTTAAACTCACATAATAGCGCTGGCGAGCGATGGATAGATCCATGCCGTCGCTGTGCTGATATTTGTCTGTTCCGAATGACAAGCTTTCTTCATGATCGACCTCAGAACTATCCAGCCCCAATCCTTTCCTTCTCAAAGTCTGGAGAGAGAGTCATGGGATCAGGACGGAGGACAAAGTTGAACCTGTACCTCCCACATGAACACCACAGCCTAACAGACATGGCCAAAAGTGACGTCCTACTTTGagaaataaatgctttttattcaaacacattATTAAAGACGCATACAAATTGTATGCACGTTGCATAGCTGTGTTTGGAGTGTAAACTGAGGTTCAGCTTTGGGAAGAATTTTGCACCTtacacctcatattttgatgcTTTAATATAGCCTGAGGGGGCATTAAAAGCATACGTTTTGGCCACTATTGTAGTTAAAGTTGAAAAGCTGATGGTAGTTGAATTGATTCAttgaaatgaaatcaaatgtaaaaCCATTAAAGCAGAACATTTTATTCAATGACATAGAATTTCAGAAAGGAGAGATTTGGCTTGTACCTCCAGTATATCAGTGTTGGTACGGCTCTCATGAGGTTCACTGTATTCTGTGTACTTCAGCAGGACTTTGTCCATGTCGGTGCTGGCGTACTGAAAGAGGCGGTTTGTGCTGTTGAAGATGATGAGAGCGATCTCGCAGTCGCACAGCACGCTCAGCTCGTACGCCTTTTTCATCAGACCGAATTTGCGCTTGGTAAATGTCACCTT from Triplophysa rosa linkage group LG25, Trosa_1v2, whole genome shotgun sequence includes these protein-coding regions:
- the mef2b gene encoding myocyte-specific enhancer factor 2B isoform X2, with the protein product MGRKKIQISRILDQRNRQVTFTKRKFGLMKKAYELSVLCDCEIALIIFNSTNRLFQYASTDMDKVLLKYTEYSEPHESRTNTDILETLRRKGLGLDSSEVDHEESLSFGTDKYQHSDGMDLSIARQRYYAPSVISTEAQMMGSSIENGYANSSNPNLGRTLSYKPLCTRPGSAGSTGSNSHAALGGPHSGLGYSMFSHGNLSRALEMKTPPPLSMTGDGRRIDPHAGLCATRSNLTNARALYQSMHVGGHMMTMGKTGLLGHSLANYGASDYSHPSYAVGYQRNSMNTWQPLPHQDGHQSMISPGMGSGGSFTSQSSSPTSSPHPSLNLNIKSERTTPDHTLSATPPAGHMVQHSPMEEPKVLSHSPKEYTALEREEIQKGGFSSQHCPHRDPEGKGDPSLKQRDISNGWIR
- the mef2b gene encoding myocyte-specific enhancer factor 2B isoform X1 yields the protein MGRKKIQISRILDQRNRQVTFTKRKFGLMKKAYELSVLCDCEIALIIFNSTNRLFQYASTDMDKVLLKYTEYSEPHESRTNTDILETLRRKGLGLDSSEVDHEESLSFGTDKYQHSDGMDLSIARQRYYAPSVISTEAQMMGSSIENGYANSSNPNLGRTLSYKPLCTRPGSAGSTGSNSHAALGGPHSGLGYSMFSHGNLSRALEMKTPPPLSMTGDGRRIDPHAGLCATRSNLTNAVRESTKRALYQSMHVGGHMMTMGKTGLLGHSLANYGASDYSHPSYAVGYQRNSMNTWQPLPHQDGHQSMISPGMGSGGSFTSQSSSPTSSPHPSLNLNIKSERTTPDHTLSATPPAGHMVQHSPMEEPKVLSHSPKEYTALEREEIQKGGFSSQHCPHRDPEGKGDPSLKQRDISNGWIR